Below is a genomic region from Persicimonas caeni.
TCCTGAAAGAGCACTCCGCCGCCGGCGTCCGAGCGGGCGATATACTCGCGGCCGTTGGACGCGAACACGAACGGCACCTCGTAATCGAGGCCATCGATCACCCACGGGCTTCCGGCTGGCGGGACATAATCGGCCAAGTCCCAGGCGCGGCTGTGGAGTTTGGCCTCCTCGAGGCCGTCTTCGACGGGGCCGTCCCAGCGCTCGGCTTCGATGATGGCCAGCGGGGTGAGACCGTCGAAAAGGACGTAGTCGGCCAATCCCGCGGCGGTGGGAACGTCGGCGATGGCCAGCGCCCTGCCCGGCTCGGGGCGAGCGCCGTGTTGCCAATGGAGCACCTCGTGGTCGGCGCCCCAGCCCTGGATGCGCAGCTGGGCGTCGATGAGCGCGCGGGTCTCGCGGTCGTCGAGCTCGACCTGCTCGCCCGCACGGCGCATGCGCTCGGCCTGCGCGCTTCGCTCGGCGGGGCCGGCGGCGTCGGCGCGGGCGCGAAGCTCGGCCAGCCGAGTCTCGTACTCGATGGCGAACTCGCGAAACACATTTCGCTCCTCGCGCAACCGCTCGAGGAGTTGCTCGGCTTCGGCGTAGCGCTCCTGGGCGCGAGATGCGCGGGCGTTGGCCTCGGCGAGCGCCTTTTCGGCGTCCTCGACCGCCTCTTGCAGGTGGCGGTTTTGGCCCAAGATCTCTTCGCGCTGCGAGGCCAAGTCGGGCGGATCGACGAAGGGTCCCGCCGAGAAGCCCGGGTCGCGGCCGAACGAGCGGTGAAACCAGATGGAGATGCGGCGCACCAGACGCAGGTATTGTTTGGCCACGCCCTGCGAGTCGCCCAGATAGACGTCGCCGTGGACGACGTCGTTGGCGTTCATGCGCACCTCGTGGAACAAGTCGTCGATATTGTCGCGAAACGCGTCCTCGCGCTCGAGGCGGCGCAACAGGTCGTAAAACGAGGTGCTCTCGTCGACGTAGATCCCCAGATAGGCGGCGGTCTCCTTGGCCAAGAGCTCGGCGAGCATGCGCACCTGCATCATGCAGGCGGTGGGGCTGATGCTGGCGAGCTGCTCGGCCTCGCGGCCGATTTCGGCCAGTCGGGGGTCGTGCTCGGCCAGGAAGGCGAAGTTGGATTTGAAGGGCGTGTCGGGCATGGGAGGAGGATATGGG
It encodes:
- a CDS encoding DUF4145 domain-containing protein produces the protein MPDTPFKSNFAFLAEHDPRLAEIGREAEQLASISPTACMMQVRMLAELLAKETAAYLGIYVDESTSFYDLLRRLEREDAFRDNIDDLFHEVRMNANDVVHGDVYLGDSQGVAKQYLRLVRRISIWFHRSFGRDPGFSAGPFVDPPDLASQREEILGQNRHLQEAVEDAEKALAEANARASRAQERYAEAEQLLERLREERNVFREFAIEYETRLAELRARADAAGPAERSAQAERMRRAGEQVELDDRETRALIDAQLRIQGWGADHEVLHWQHGARPEPGRALAIADVPTAAGLADYVLFDGLTPLAIIEAERWDGPVEDGLEEAKLHSRAWDLADYVPPAGSPWVIDGLDYEVPFVFASNGREYIARSDAGGGVLFQDLRHPMGDVRALDRWFEPERLREISTAH